The Primulina tabacum isolate GXHZ01 chromosome 16, ASM2559414v2, whole genome shotgun sequence genome window below encodes:
- the LOC142528309 gene encoding uncharacterized protein LOC142528309, giving the protein MNKVSIPDTEGPSVVAEETHSLEEAQYINNRNFGGFGGYRGEGKPSFEDLVGTFVAESGKRMARTESRLDSMETHIGNMGATIKYLETQIGQLANALRDQNRGQFPSNTEVNPKEQCKAVTLRSGKELEVQSPKEMVENEKSVEDVEFEVITENKVEDSKTKVVQPPAFKPVIPYPQRFKKKSLDDQFAKFLEIFKKIHINIPFADALEQMPNYAKFIKDVMSKKRKLQEFETVKLTEECRTRDPLESCLVGAAEAVSEDDWEVKEQLVALEVLHKEKKTDVLIEELNVKEKIEVISPSPDLKELPSHLCYAFLGEKSTYPRRLNPAMKEVVKNEVLKLLNAGVIYAISDSNWVSPVQVVPKKGGITVVKNEHDELISTRTVTGWRRCQEKNLVLNWEKCHFMVQEGIVLGHKVSSKGLEVDRAKVVAIEKLPPPKNIKGIRSFLGHAGFYRRFIKDFSKITKPLCNLLEKDSTFIFDDDCLQAFEKIKRALVTTPIMIVLEWKEPFELMCDASDYAVGAVLGQRRERMFRAIYYASRTMDAAQQNYTTTEKVMLAVVFAFDKFGPYLIGTKSNGQAEISNRESKQILEKTVNTNRRDWAMKLDDALWAYRTAFKTPIGMKLQLSEMDEFRNDAYENAKIYKEQTKKWHDKLIVRRELKPGQQVLLFNSRLKLFPGKLKSRWSGPFLVETVYPHGAIELKCSDGRTFKVNGQRVKPYYGTEVRHLDNIPLGGST; this is encoded by the exons ATGAATAAAGTGAGCATACCTGACACTGAAGGTCCTTCCGTGGTTGCTGAAGAAACTCATTCTCTTGAAGAAGCCCAATATATCAACAACAGAAACTTTGGTGGAtttggaggatatcgag GGGAGGGAAAGCCTTCGTTTGAGGATTTGGTAGGTACATTTGTGGCTGAATCTGGAAAGAGGATGGCTAGAACTGAGTCTCGGCTTGATAGCATGGAGACTCACATAGGAAACATGGGTGCTACGATAAAATATTTGGAGACACaaattggacagttggctaatgcTTTGAGAGATCAGAACAGGGGTCAATTTCCGAGTAATACGGAAGTTAATCCAAAAGAGCAGTGCAAGGCAGTCACTTTGAGGAGCGGAAAAGAATTGGAGGTTCAAAGTCCCAAGGAGATGGTGGAAAATGAGAAGTCAGTGGAAGATGTTGAGTTTGAGGTTATAACAGAGAATAAGGTTGAGGACTCTAAGACAAAAGTTGTACAACCTCCTGCATTTAAGCCTGTCATTCCATACCCTCAGAGGTTCAAAAAGAAGAGTTtagatgatcaatttgcaaaattcCTTGAGATTTTTAAGAAGATACACATCAATATACCATTTGCTGATGCATTGGAGCAAATGCCCAACTATGCCAAGTTCATTAAAGATGTGATGTCTAAAAAGAGGAAGCTGCAAGAGTTTGAGACAGTGAAGCTTACTGAGGAGTGCA GAACTAGGGACCCTTTGGAGAGTTGCTTGGTTGGAGCTGCTGAAGCTGTTAGTGAAGACGACTGGGAAGTGAAAGAGCAACTGGTGGCTCTTGAAGTATTgcataaagaaaagaaaacggaTGTGTTGATTGAGGAGTTGAACGTCAAAGAGAAAATAGAGGTAATATCACCCTCTCCTGATCTGAAGGAATTGCCAAGCCACCTATGTTATGCATTCTTAGGAGAGAAGTCGACATATCCG aggAGATTAAATCCGGCAATGAAAGAAGTTGTGAAAAATGAGGTGCTGAAATTGTTGAATGCTGGTGtgatatatgctatttctgatagtaattGGGTGTCTCCTGTACAAGTTGTACCGAAAAAGGGTGGAATAACTGTGGTTAAAAATGAACATGATGAattaatatctactcgtactgtaacTGGTTGGCGA AGATGCCAAGAAAAGAAcctagttcttaattgggaaaaatgtcactttatggtccaagagggcaTTGTCCTGGGACATAAAGTATCATCTAAGGGATTAGAGGTGGATAGAGCCAAGGTGGTTGCAATTGAAAAACTTCCTCCaccaaagaacatcaaaggAATAAGGAGCTTTCTAGGACATGCGGGGTTTTATCggagattcattaaagatttttctaagatcacTAAACCTTTAtgtaatttgcttgaaaaagatTCCACATtcatatttgatgatgattgtttgcaggcgTTTGAGAAAATCAAGAGGGCATTGGTGACAACACCAATCATGATAGTGCTGGAAtggaaggagccctttgagctGATGTGTGACGCAAGTGATTATGCTGTTGGTGCAGTATTGGGCCAAAGAAGAGAAAGGATGTTTAGGGCAATCTATTATGCAAGTCGTACTATGGATGCtgcacagcaaaattacacCACGACTGAAAAGGTGATGCTTGCTGTAGTATTTGCCTTCGACAAATTCGGGCCATATCTGATCGGCACAAAG tcgaatggacaagctgaaatATCCAATCGTGAAAGTAAGCAAATTCTGGAAAAGACTGTCAACACCAACCGGAGAGATTGGGCTATGAAGTTGGATGATGCGTTATGGGCTTATCGGACTGCATTCAAGacgcctattgggat GAAACTGCAGTTGAGCGAGATGGATGAGTTCCgcaatgatgcatatgaaaatgccAAGATTTACAAAGAGCAGACCAAGAAGTGGCACGATAAACTCATTGTACGAAGGGAGCTCAAACCAGGACAACAAGTACTCTTGTTCAACTCTCGTCTGaagttgtttcctggtaagttgAAATCACGTTGGTCAGGTCCATTTTTGGTGGAGACAGTGTACCCTCATGGGGCAATTGAGCTAAAATGCAGTGATGGAAGGACCTTCAAGGTGAATGGGCAACGAGTTAAGCCATATTATGGAACTGAAGTAAGGCACCTTGACAACATTCCTTTGGGCGGATCGACTTGA